The DNA region GCGGGCACATCCCTCCGGACCATGCTCTCTCGCCTCGTGCCCGAGACAGACAAGGCCAAGGAGGCAATGGCACAATCCGGCCTCAGCTTCGTGAATGCCGACGGCTCATTCAAGCGCCTGGGCGAATTCGCCGAACAGCTCAAGACCAAGCTGGGCGGGCTCAGTGCATCGCAGCAGGCCTCCACGCTGCAGACGATCTTCGGCAGCGATGCCATTCGCGCCGCCACCATCCTCACGGTCGAAGGTGCAGGAGGACTGCAGAAGTATGTGGACGCCACGAACGACAAGATGGCCGCCGAGAAGCTCGCGGAGGCCCGCACGCAGGGCTTTGCGGGAGCGATGCTCAAACTCCGCCACACCTTCGAGACGGTGGCAATCGAGATCTCCCGCGGAGGGATCCTCGATGCCTTCACTTCCTTGGCGGAGAAGGGCGCGGCAATGGTGGGCAAACTCGCCACACTCCCGGATTGGGCCAAGAAGCTCGGCGTGGGGCTTGCCATTGGGGCCGCCGTGCTGCCCCCCCCTCGCTCTCGCAGTATCATCGGTTGCCCTCGCCTTCCCCGCTCTTCTCACCGGCATCAGCGCCGTGGCGGCTTTTCTTGTCAGCCCTTTCGGCCTGGCGATTGGCGGGGCCATCACCGCGGCGGTGCTTTTCAAGACCGAGCTAATCGCCGCTTGGGGCGAGATCCGTGTTTGGTTCTCAAGTTGGGTGGAGAACAACCGAACCCGGCTGGAGGGCCTGAAGCAGGCATGGTCGGGATTCGTCACCGCGCTGGGTCCGCTGTGGAAAGCGATCAAGGACGGTTTCGTTCTCATGGGCAAGGGCATCGCCTCGGCATTCGGGCCGGGGGTAGCCGCCCAGATCACGGGATTCGGTTCTCTGGTTGGAACCGTCATGTCCGGCCTGATCGATTACTTCACCCAATACCTTCAGGGCGTCACTACCGTCATCAACCGGTTCACCCAAGGGGTGCCCGCCGCCACCGAGAAGATCGTCGCTTTCGTGAATGGCATCGGCCCGCAACTGGCCAGCGCGTGGCAATGGGTGAAAGACTCGGCGAAAGGAATCTGGGATGGGATTGGGGAAACCATGACCAACGCGTGGAACGGCGTGAAAGAGTCTCTCGCGGTAGTTTGGGAGGGGATCAAAGCAAAGTTCCGCGAGTGGGCTCATAGCCTCGGCGATGTTTTCGACTCGGCTTGGGAGTCGCTCCACTCGAAGTTTTCCGCACTGTGGGACAAGCTTAAGGGCTGGTTCATCTCGACAGCTTTGCCCCAGCTCAAGGAAGCGATCGCCGCCGCCTGGAAGGCCACCGATTGGAGCTTCCTCGGCGAGGCCGTGACCGATGGCCTTCGAGCCGGGATCCGTGCTGGCAAAACCGCGGTGTTGGCTGAAGGCGTCGGGCTGGCCGCTGAATTGATTTCCGGCGCCAAGGACAAGCTCGGCATCCGCTCCCCCTCCCGCGTCTTCACCGAGATCGGCGAGCAGGTTGGCAACGGCTTCGTAAACGGCATCCGTAACAAGATCGCGGAAGCAGGGAAGGCCGTGCAGCAACTCGTCTCCACCGGCCAATCCGGTTTCACCAACTCCTTCCTCGCCGGTGCTACGAGGAACATCGTCGGACCCGATGCCGACAAACAGTTCAAGGCCTGGACCGAGAGCATCAGCAAGGGCGCGATCCAAGTGCAGTCCGCCTGGTCCTCGGCCATGACCCACGTCGGCAGCGCGATCGATGAGTTCGTAAAGACCGGCAAGCTCAACTTCTCCGACCTCGTTCGCTCGATCATCGCGGATCTCGCCAGCGCCGCCCTCAAGAACGCCTTCAACGGCCTCCTGCAGGGCATCCTCGGTGCCACAGGCGGCATGTTCGGCGGCAGCACCGGCAGCACGGGCGGCGGCATCCTCTCCGGGCTCGGCAGCATCTTCGGGGGAATCTTCGGCGGCATGGCCAGCTTCGAGGGCGGCGGCTACACCGGCACCGGTTCCCGCTCCGGCGGACTCGACGGCCGCGGCGGTCGCCTCGCACTGCTTCACCCGCGCGAGACCGTCATCGATCACGCCGCGATCAAGCGCGACGCGCGCGGCGGGCAGCGCCCACAGGTGCACCTCACCGTCCCGATCAACCTGCAGCCCGGCGTCTCCCACGAGGAGCTCGCGCGCATCATGCCCACCGTTCAGCAGGGCATCATCAAGACCCTTCTCGACACCATCCCCCGCGGCGGGCGCTTCGCCTCCGCGTTCGGCCAGTAACCATGCCCACCACCATCGATCTACCGGAAGTGCTCAAGCGCGTCGTCCGCCTCTCGTGGACGATGGAGAGTAATCATGGCCTCGCGGAGTCCGTCTTCACCGGCACCGCGCAAGCCCAGCGCGGCCAGCTCGAGCGCTGGTCCTTCACCATGGAGTTCCGCAAGATGAACCGCGCCGAGGCTCAATCCGCGGTAGCCTTCTTCATGCGGCTCGAAGGCCAGCTCAACCGCTTCCGCATGGCCGATCCCGCCGCCCTGAAGCCGCTGGGAAAGGGCACCGGGAATCCCGTCGTCAGCGCCGCCACGCCCGCCGGATCCCGTACGCTCACCACCACCGGCTGGCTCCCGAATGTCCCGGGCCAACTCCGCGAGGGTGATTGGGTCCAGATCGGCGACCAACTCTCGCGCGTCCGCGAGGATGTCGATAGCGACGCCACCGGTGCCGCCACGCTCGACCTCTGGCCCAAGCTCATGCTCGCCGTGCCCGACGGCACCCCGATCGTCCTGCGCCCCGCCAAGGGCATCTTCCGCTTCACCAGCGATGCCCCGAGCTTCGACCTCACCGCCGCCGATACCAACAAGCCCTTCAGCTTCCGCATGTCCGGAGTCCAAGAAGTCCTCATCCCATAAGGAGCAACGACCTTACTGTCGTTGGCACAACCCGGGTGCCTTCCCTTCCCAACCATTCGACATTCGGAAATTCCTCATTCGTCATTCATGCGCGACCTTTCCCCGGAGTTCCTCGCCGCGATCCGCGCCGATAGCGTGGTGCCATCCCTATTAGTCTATTTGGATTTCGCGGGCGATCCCTTCCGCGCGTGGACCGGCCTCGGCCCGGTCGATTGGGACGGCCACACCTGGCAAGGCGTCGGCAATCTCGGGGAGGTCGGCGGCATTGAGGAATACTCCGAAATCCGCGCCGGTACCGTCGAGCTGCGCCTCTCCCGCATTCCCGGCACCGCCCTCGCCGATGCCTTCACGCTTACCTACAAGCGCCGCGCCGCGGAGATCCATCTGGTGCTGCTGGATGAAGAGAGCGAGGCCCCGGCCATCCTCCACAGTTCGCTGCTCTTTCGCGGCACCATGGACACGCTGGAACTCGACCGCCAGCCGGGCGAGTCCAGCTTCACGCTCACCCTCGCCAACGAGCTCGCGCGGCTTAAGGACTCCTGGGGCCTGCTCTACACTGACAGCGATCAGCAACGCCTCCACCCCGGCGATACCTCCCTCCGCTTCGTCCCGTCCCTGCAAGACAAGAAGGTCCGCCTGTGAACCGCTCCGAGCTGCTCGCCGCCTATCTCGCCGAAGTCTGGGGCCGCCCCTACCGGATCGGCCAATGGGACTGCATCCTCTTCATCGCCGAATGGGCCGATCGCCTCATGGCCCACGAAACCGACGGCGATCGCCAGCCCGACTTCGCGGGACAACTCCGCGGTGCCTACACCACCGAGCGCGAAGGCATCGCCATCTTCACCGCCCGTACCGGCTTGAACGCCGCCATCGCCACCGGCCTCACCATCCACGATTGGCAACTCATCCCCATAAGGAGCAGGGACATTCCTGTTCCTGACGCGCAGACTCCGTGCCTTGCCCCCGGCGACATCATACTCACCGATCTCCACCACCCCGGCATCTGGGATGGCGCCGCGATCGTTGCGCAACCCGCTAAATCTTCCGGCCTGCTTCGGCTCCACCCGCGCCACGCCCTGCTTTCTCTACGCGCCCCGCACCAATAACCAGACAGCAGCCATCACCAGGTGTCCGCCGATGATCAGAATCACGGCAACGGCTAGACGGCACGACCAAAGGCAGCGCAGGAATCGGCGGGAACGTGTCGGCATAGCTTCCCCGAATCGTCTGGGGGGAGCTTTACCTAACAGCGCTATGCCACGGGTCTAGGGCCATCTCTCCGCTCTTTTAGGCATTAACGATTCATGACCTAACAGCGATGCAGCTTGCCACGCTAGGAATCGCATCATGCATCCAACAACAGGGAACTCGTCGCTTCTTCAATGGCTTGCGGGCGGTCCCCATCCTGCTGAAGCAAGTGCGAGCCGCAATTTAACGGCCAGAACCCTACCGATACCACCATGAACTCTACCGAAGATTGCCTTGATGCCTGCAACAGCCTCCTCAGGGGCGAACTCTCAGCCGTCGAGACCTACAACCAAGCCATTGAGAAGTTTACCTCGGAGAAGGAGCTGAGCGCGCTTGAGGGAATCAAAGCCGACCACATCGAAGCAGTCGGCATCCTTCGACAGCACATCACCGATATGGGCGGCGAGCCATCCAAAGACTCGGGTGCGTGGGGCACCTTCGCGAAGGCCGTCGAAGGCGGTGCCAAGATCCTCGGCGAATCTCCTGCCCTCGCCGCACTTATCGCCGGTGAGGAACACGGAATCTCTGAATATCGGGAGGCGCTCGAGTCCTCCGGCGTGATGGAAGAGATCAAGGTCCAGATTCGCTCCAAGCTTCTTCCGGCGCTTAATTCTCACGTCGATACCTTGAAGCGCCTG from Luteolibacter rhizosphaerae includes:
- a CDS encoding phage tail tape measure C-terminal domain-containing protein, with protein sequence MAAFLVSPFGLAIGGAITAAVLFKTELIAAWGEIRVWFSSWVENNRTRLEGLKQAWSGFVTALGPLWKAIKDGFVLMGKGIASAFGPGVAAQITGFGSLVGTVMSGLIDYFTQYLQGVTTVINRFTQGVPAATEKIVAFVNGIGPQLASAWQWVKDSAKGIWDGIGETMTNAWNGVKESLAVVWEGIKAKFREWAHSLGDVFDSAWESLHSKFSALWDKLKGWFISTALPQLKEAIAAAWKATDWSFLGEAVTDGLRAGIRAGKTAVLAEGVGLAAELISGAKDKLGIRSPSRVFTEIGEQVGNGFVNGIRNKIAEAGKAVQQLVSTGQSGFTNSFLAGATRNIVGPDADKQFKAWTESISKGAIQVQSAWSSAMTHVGSAIDEFVKTGKLNFSDLVRSIIADLASAALKNAFNGLLQGILGATGGMFGGSTGSTGGGILSGLGSIFGGIFGGMASFEGGGYTGTGSRSGGLDGRGGRLALLHPRETVIDHAAIKRDARGGQRPQVHLTVPINLQPGVSHEELARIMPTVQQGIIKTLLDTIPRGGRFASAFGQ
- a CDS encoding DUF6950 family protein, translated to MNRSELLAAYLAEVWGRPYRIGQWDCILFIAEWADRLMAHETDGDRQPDFAGQLRGAYTTEREGIAIFTARTGLNAAIATGLTIHDWQLIPIRSRDIPVPDAQTPCLAPGDIILTDLHHPGIWDGAAIVAQPAKSSGLLRLHPRHALLSLRAPHQ
- a CDS encoding PA2169 family four-helix-bundle protein codes for the protein MNSTEDCLDACNSLLRGELSAVETYNQAIEKFTSEKELSALEGIKADHIEAVGILRQHITDMGGEPSKDSGAWGTFAKAVEGGAKILGESPALAALIAGEEHGISEYREALESSGVMEEIKVQIRSKLLPALNSHVDTLKRLKDA